The Petropleomorpha daqingensis genome includes a window with the following:
- the hemE gene encoding uroporphyrinogen decarboxylase gives MSTAADSRLVRAARGLPVDRTPVWFMRQAGRSLPEYRALRAGTAMLEACQDPDLVTEITLQPVRRHGVDAAILFSDIVLPLVVAGVDIEIKPGVGPVVADPVRSVADVDALPPLEPERLVFLQTAVRQLVAELGPTPLIGFAGAPFTLATYLIEGGPSKEHARTKAFMYAEPEAWSRLLDRLAVSAATFLRAQVDAGAVAVQLFDSWAGVLSAADYAERVLPHSRAVFDGLGERDVPRIHFGVGTGELLPLIGDAGADVVGVDWRVPLDEAARRVGPGYSLQGNLDPAVLLADRETVDREVRRVVEQGRAARGHVFNLGHGVLPDTDPGMLTHVVELVHELSAR, from the coding sequence GTGAGCACCGCCGCCGACTCCCGTCTCGTCCGCGCCGCCCGGGGACTCCCCGTGGACCGCACCCCTGTGTGGTTCATGCGCCAGGCCGGCCGGTCGCTGCCCGAGTACCGCGCGCTGCGGGCCGGGACCGCGATGCTCGAGGCCTGCCAGGACCCGGACCTGGTCACCGAGATCACCCTGCAGCCGGTGCGCCGGCACGGCGTGGACGCGGCGATCCTGTTCTCCGACATCGTGCTGCCGCTGGTGGTGGCGGGCGTCGACATCGAGATCAAGCCGGGTGTGGGCCCGGTCGTGGCCGATCCGGTGCGTTCGGTCGCCGACGTCGACGCGCTGCCGCCGCTGGAGCCGGAGCGGCTGGTGTTCTTGCAGACCGCCGTCCGCCAGCTGGTCGCCGAGCTCGGGCCGACGCCGCTGATCGGCTTCGCCGGTGCGCCGTTCACGCTGGCCACCTACCTGATCGAGGGGGGTCCGTCGAAGGAGCACGCGCGCACCAAGGCGTTCATGTACGCCGAGCCCGAGGCGTGGTCGCGGCTCCTGGACCGGCTGGCCGTCTCCGCGGCGACCTTCCTGCGCGCCCAGGTCGACGCCGGCGCGGTCGCCGTGCAGCTGTTCGACTCGTGGGCCGGCGTGCTGTCGGCCGCGGACTACGCCGAGCGGGTGCTGCCGCACTCGCGCGCGGTCTTCGACGGGCTGGGGGAGCGCGACGTCCCCCGCATCCACTTCGGGGTCGGCACGGGTGAGCTGCTGCCGCTGATCGGCGACGCCGGGGCCGACGTCGTCGGGGTCGATTGGCGGGTGCCGCTGGACGAGGCCGCCCGCCGGGTCGGGCCCGGCTACTCGCTGCAGGGCAACCTCGACCCGGCCGTGCTGCTCGCCGACCGGGAGACCGTGGACCGCGAGGTGCGCCGGGTCGTCGAGCAGGGCCGCGCCGCCCGTGGGCACGTGTTCAACCTGGGCCACGGCGTCCTGCCGGACACCGATCCGGGGATGCTGACCCACGTCGTCGAGCTGGTCCACGAGCTGTCCGCGCGATGA